A region of Nostoc flagelliforme CCNUN1 DNA encodes the following proteins:
- a CDS encoding P-loop NTPase family protein → MPTIHLVDGEKGGVGKSLVTRTMIQYFLDKKIPFVPVETDRSNPDVAGVYKGICQYAVFSENERQADKADRIFEMATSKPVVVNLAAQSHRAVFDWIERNQLIELGNSEGVTFCKWFVSTGGYDSLNLFGQSVNSYGEKMPHILVRNLGLCDDWEHVDLDMNIQKLIKKYKIIVIDFPKLAYKERNIIDQNRMTFAEARENKEFGIIGRQRVVNFLKLAYGAFEKVGIWDEEIK, encoded by the coding sequence ATGCCGACGATTCATTTGGTAGATGGTGAAAAGGGTGGAGTAGGAAAGTCTTTAGTAACTAGGACAATGATTCAGTACTTTCTGGATAAGAAAATCCCGTTTGTACCAGTAGAAACAGATAGGTCAAATCCAGATGTGGCAGGAGTCTATAAGGGAATATGTCAGTATGCGGTGTTCAGCGAGAATGAACGGCAGGCTGATAAGGCAGATAGAATATTTGAGATGGCGACAAGTAAGCCAGTAGTTGTAAATTTGGCAGCACAATCACATAGAGCAGTCTTTGACTGGATAGAAAGAAATCAGTTAATTGAACTAGGGAATTCCGAGGGAGTAACTTTTTGCAAATGGTTTGTCTCTACAGGAGGATATGATAGCCTTAATTTGTTTGGACAGTCAGTGAATAGCTACGGGGAGAAAATGCCTCATATTTTGGTACGCAATTTAGGTCTGTGTGATGATTGGGAGCATGTAGACTTAGATATGAATATACAGAAACTCATCAAAAAATATAAAATTATTGTTATAGATTTTCCGAAGCTAGCATATAAAGAAAGAAACATAATAGACCAAAATAGAATGACCTTTGCTGAGGCAAGAGAGAATAAAGAATTTGGAATTATAGGAAGACAGAGAGTAGTAAACTTTCTGAAGCTTGCTTATGGAGCATTTGAGAAGGTAGGTATCTGGGATGAAGAAATTAAATAA
- a CDS encoding acylase has product MFFVAKTKLHSPLRWQKELRRFLPFLLSIIFTLVVSSQSISSAPKNTEILWDTYGIPHIYGKDAQSAFQAFGWAQMQSHGNLLLRLYGQARGRAAEYWGEDYLDSDKWVLTMGVPKRGKAWYKAQSSAFRSYLNAFANGINVYAKEHPDLIDDEVEVVLPVTPEDILNHLQRVLLFTFVVDPGRVADIKHTSAPGSNGWAIAPKRSASGKAMLLANPHLPWEDLFLWYEAQITAPGIDAYGATLVGIPVLAIAFNDNLGWTHTVNTHDGWDAYELQLQNDGYLFDGKVRPFQTTTFLLKVKQKNGLLTEQKLSVKSSVHGPVITHKDGKSIALRVVGQDRPNVLQQWWDMAISKNLTEFQKALQRLQLPMFTVMYADREGHIMHLFNGLVPVRKEGDFEYWQGIIPGNTSKTVWNKIHPYQDLPKVIDPKSGWLQNANDPPWTTTFPAAIKADDYPSYMAPRGPMYFRAQRSAKMLAEDESISFEEMIAYKHSTQMELAERILDDLIPAAQQQGDELTRRATDVLARWDQKADANSRGAVLFSFWVDNVDLDTVFSTPWDQKSPRTTPDGLADPKSAVKALTDAAQKVEKAYGTLDVAWGDVFRLRYGNLDLPANGGDGDKGIFRVVNFAPAGDGRFQAVAGDSYVAAVEFSQPVKAMALTSYGNATQPNSPHIVDQLQFFVRQKLRPVWRTRQEITTHLEERKIF; this is encoded by the coding sequence ATGTTTTTTGTGGCTAAAACTAAGCTTCATAGTCCTTTGAGATGGCAGAAAGAATTAAGGAGATTTTTACCTTTTCTACTTAGTATCATATTTACTTTGGTCGTGAGTAGCCAAAGTATAAGCTCTGCACCCAAAAATACAGAAATCCTTTGGGATACCTACGGCATACCCCATATTTACGGTAAGGACGCCCAGAGTGCTTTTCAAGCATTTGGTTGGGCGCAGATGCAAAGTCACGGAAACTTACTGTTACGCCTCTACGGCCAAGCACGGGGACGGGCTGCTGAATATTGGGGAGAGGACTATTTAGACTCAGACAAATGGGTACTAACAATGGGTGTACCCAAACGTGGTAAAGCTTGGTATAAAGCCCAGAGTTCTGCTTTTCGCAGCTACCTAAATGCTTTTGCCAATGGAATTAATGTCTATGCCAAAGAGCATCCCGATTTAATTGATGATGAAGTAGAAGTAGTGTTACCTGTGACACCGGAAGATATACTAAATCACCTGCAAAGGGTGCTGCTTTTTACTTTTGTAGTTGATCCGGGAAGGGTTGCAGATATCAAGCACACATCTGCTCCAGGTTCTAATGGTTGGGCGATCGCACCGAAACGATCTGCTAGTGGTAAGGCGATGCTGTTGGCTAATCCTCACTTACCTTGGGAAGACTTATTTTTGTGGTACGAAGCACAAATTACGGCCCCAGGTATTGATGCTTATGGAGCAACATTGGTAGGCATTCCCGTATTAGCGATCGCCTTCAACGATAATTTAGGTTGGACTCACACCGTCAATACTCACGATGGCTGGGATGCATACGAACTGCAATTGCAAAACGACGGCTATCTTTTTGATGGCAAAGTTCGGCCATTTCAAACAACAACCTTTTTACTAAAGGTAAAACAAAAAAATGGCTTGTTAACTGAGCAAAAACTTTCAGTCAAAAGTTCGGTTCACGGGCCAGTAATTACTCACAAAGATGGTAAATCTATAGCGCTGCGAGTTGTTGGTCAAGATCGGCCAAACGTATTACAACAATGGTGGGATATGGCAATATCTAAAAATCTCACCGAATTTCAGAAAGCATTGCAACGCCTGCAACTCCCAATGTTTACCGTTATGTATGCCGACCGTGAAGGGCATATTATGCATCTATTTAACGGTCTAGTTCCAGTGCGTAAAGAGGGAGACTTTGAATACTGGCAAGGCATCATTCCCGGCAATACATCTAAAACTGTGTGGAATAAAATTCACCCTTACCAAGATTTACCGAAAGTAATTGATCCTAAGAGTGGTTGGCTACAAAATGCCAATGATCCACCTTGGACTACAACTTTTCCAGCTGCGATCAAAGCAGATGATTATCCATCCTATATGGCACCACGGGGCCCGATGTATTTCCGAGCGCAACGATCTGCAAAGATGTTAGCTGAAGATGAAAGTATTTCCTTTGAGGAAATGATTGCCTATAAGCATTCGACACAGATGGAACTGGCAGAACGGATTTTAGATGATTTGATTCCGGCTGCACAACAGCAAGGCGATGAATTAACACGTCGCGCCACCGATGTCTTAGCTCGGTGGGATCAAAAAGCTGATGCTAATAGTCGGGGTGCAGTACTGTTTAGCTTTTGGGTTGACAATGTAGACTTAGATACGGTGTTTAGTACTCCTTGGGATCAAAAATCTCCCCGCACAACACCCGACGGCTTGGCTGATCCTAAAAGTGCAGTAAAAGCACTGACAGATGCAGCACAAAAAGTAGAAAAAGCTTATGGAACACTAGATGTAGCTTGGGGAGATGTCTTCCGGTTGCGGTATGGCAATTTAGATTTACCTGCCAATGGCGGTGACGGAGATAAAGGCATCTTCCGCGTAGTGAATTTTGCTCCAGCAGGTGATGGACGCTTTCAAGCAGTGGCAGGTGATTCTTATGTTGCTGCTGTTGAGTTCTCTCAACCAGTCAAAGCAATGGCTCTCACCAGCTATGGTAATGCCACTCAACCTAATTCACCCCATATTGTGGATCAACTGCAATTTTTTGTGCGCCAAAAATTGCGTCCAGTTTGGCGAACTCGACAGGAGATTACAACTCATTTGGAAGAACGCAAAATATTTTAG